One Methylobacterium sp. AMS5 genomic region harbors:
- a CDS encoding flagellin has protein sequence MSSAITLSAATRQNLLSLQDTAGLAATNQGRLATGKKVNSALDNPVNFFTAQNLSNRSTALSGLLDGISNGIQTIQAAAKGIDTVTSLVKQLQSVVSQAQSNAATNLPKVSGTVALGTAGEASTTGKSQRDVAMAKTVLGTAGPATSSASGNLGLSASAANQVQLKAGNAVYTYTVGATDTLGDVVNAINKSGIANASVDSNGLLSVTGSGSEALTVSLGATTAGTFAASSTDTALLFGTATTSGVTGGGTSAQRSALVDQFKNLRTQINQAAQDAGFNGTNLLAGDKLTVVFNEKTGGAQSKLDVQGDALTASGLGIGSLVDSATTQPGADFGVQNNADLTKASNALTNALTSLNSLSSTLGSNLSVVQTRQDFTKNLVNVLETGSANLTNADMNEEAANSQALSTRQSLGISALSLANQANQGILQLLR, from the coding sequence ATGTCATCCGCCATTACGCTGTCCGCCGCGACGCGGCAGAACCTGCTGTCCCTGCAGGACACCGCCGGCCTGGCCGCCACGAACCAGGGCCGCCTCGCCACCGGCAAGAAGGTGAACTCCGCCCTCGACAACCCGGTGAACTTCTTCACCGCCCAGAACCTCTCGAACCGTTCCACCGCCCTGTCCGGCCTGCTCGACGGCATCTCCAACGGCATCCAGACCATCCAGGCCGCCGCCAAGGGCATCGACACCGTCACCTCGCTGGTGAAGCAGCTGCAGTCGGTGGTCAGCCAGGCGCAGTCGAACGCGGCGACCAACCTGCCGAAGGTCTCCGGCACGGTGGCGCTCGGCACCGCCGGCGAGGCGAGCACCACGGGCAAGAGCCAGCGCGACGTCGCCATGGCCAAGACCGTGCTCGGCACCGCCGGACCCGCGACGAGTTCCGCCAGCGGCAATCTCGGCCTCAGTGCCAGCGCCGCCAATCAGGTGCAGCTCAAGGCCGGCAACGCCGTCTACACCTACACGGTCGGCGCGACCGACACCCTCGGCGACGTCGTCAACGCCATCAACAAGTCGGGCATCGCGAACGCCTCGGTCGATTCAAACGGCCTCCTCAGCGTCACTGGCAGCGGCTCGGAAGCGCTCACCGTCAGCCTCGGCGCGACCACCGCGGGCACGTTTGCGGCCTCCTCGACCGATACGGCCTTGTTGTTCGGCACGGCGACGACGAGCGGGGTGACCGGGGGCGGCACCTCGGCGCAGCGTTCGGCCCTGGTCGACCAGTTCAAGAACCTGCGCACGCAGATCAACCAGGCCGCCCAGGACGCCGGCTTCAACGGCACCAACCTGCTGGCCGGCGACAAGCTCACGGTCGTCTTCAACGAGAAGACCGGCGGCGCGCAGTCCAAGCTCGACGTGCAGGGCGACGCCCTCACTGCCTCCGGCCTCGGCATCGGCAGCCTCGTCGACAGCGCGACGACGCAGCCGGGCGCGGATTTCGGCGTGCAGAACAACGCCGACCTGACGAAGGCGTCCAACGCGCTGACCAATGCGCTGACGTCCTTGAACTCGCTGTCCTCGACCCTCGGCTCGAACCTCTCGGTGGTTCAGACCCGCCAGGACTTCACGAAGAACCTCGTCAACGTGCTCGAAACGGGGTCGGCGAACCTGACCAACGCCGACATGAACGAGGAGGCCGCCAACTCGCAGGCCCTCTCGACCCGGCAGTCGCTGGGCATCTCGGCGCTCTCGCTCGCCAACCAGGCCAATCAGGGCATCCTCCAGCTCCTGCGCTGA
- a CDS encoding flagellin: protein MTSLSTNTAALTALGTLKGITDQLATTGNRLATGQRISAASDGAAYWSIATAIRTDNTSLRAVGDTLGLGAAAFDTAYAGLDSVLSDLRSLRATLQTALTTGVDRAKIQTEVAAIQARMRATADTSVSAGRNWLSVDSGSATYRASEDIVAGFSRAPSGTVAFSTFPVDIEALKLYDASATFVRIEPTPATITGPLPLAMSPAFANNGRADFTGPLEVSLRVTTEDGSNDIRVNGTTLASRVTDLAAVTPAELTEAIEAQIASWGGTGNVTVALTADGRLSFATTATGAAASLSLQAVQPSVGHVSADLAVAPAPDLRFSRPFATATNAYQNIDLSGTNSKSITLGDGTTSVTFTFDANSQPPPADLTSVTFHEMAWMFWRHADNRTDAGFSMWAQYDGSQSRFSASNSLEGPSAHVTVGGPDAAAFGFTPGQSAVGGEYFVSSRPSSAVGRDGSPPVPVRGLLDTAGASGHAIATLDVSDMTGPLGDATLLDVIRDVETAIGSVTDAGTRLGAGKTLVEGQRMFLDALVKTNERAIGVLVDADIETEVSKSKALQTQRELAVQGLSIANASSRTLLALFA, encoded by the coding sequence GTGACGAGCCTGTCGACGAACACCGCTGCCTTGACGGCTCTCGGCACGCTCAAGGGCATCACGGATCAACTCGCCACGACCGGCAATCGCCTGGCGACGGGGCAGAGGATCTCGGCCGCCTCGGACGGCGCGGCCTACTGGTCGATCGCGACGGCGATCCGAACCGACAACACCTCGCTGCGCGCGGTGGGCGACACGCTCGGTTTGGGTGCCGCGGCGTTCGACACGGCCTATGCCGGCCTCGACAGCGTCCTCTCCGATCTCCGGTCGCTACGCGCGACGCTCCAGACCGCCCTGACAACCGGCGTCGACCGGGCCAAGATCCAGACTGAGGTCGCCGCGATCCAGGCCCGGATGCGGGCCACCGCCGACACATCCGTATCCGCCGGCCGGAACTGGCTCTCGGTCGACTCTGGATCCGCCACCTACCGCGCAAGCGAGGACATCGTCGCAGGGTTCTCCCGCGCGCCCTCGGGTACGGTGGCCTTCTCGACCTTCCCGGTCGATATCGAGGCGCTCAAGCTCTACGACGCCAGCGCCACCTTCGTCCGGATCGAGCCGACACCGGCGACGATCACCGGACCCCTGCCTTTGGCGATGAGCCCCGCCTTCGCAAACAACGGGCGTGCGGACTTCACGGGACCCCTGGAGGTCAGCTTGCGGGTGACCACGGAGGACGGATCGAACGACATCCGCGTGAACGGGACAACCCTGGCGTCACGGGTTACCGATCTGGCGGCGGTCACCCCTGCCGAACTGACCGAAGCGATCGAGGCCCAGATCGCCTCATGGGGCGGGACGGGTAACGTTACCGTGGCACTGACGGCGGACGGACGCCTGAGCTTCGCCACCACCGCGACCGGTGCCGCGGCGTCGCTCAGCCTGCAGGCGGTCCAGCCGAGCGTAGGACATGTCAGCGCCGACCTTGCCGTCGCCCCGGCACCGGATCTTCGTTTCAGTCGCCCCTTTGCCACCGCGACGAACGCCTATCAGAACATCGACCTGTCGGGCACGAACTCGAAGAGCATCACGCTCGGCGACGGCACGACCTCGGTAACCTTCACCTTCGACGCGAACAGCCAACCGCCGCCTGCCGACCTGACCTCGGTGACGTTCCACGAGATGGCTTGGATGTTCTGGCGCCATGCGGACAACCGGACCGATGCCGGCTTCTCGATGTGGGCCCAATACGATGGCAGCCAAAGCCGGTTTTCCGCCAGCAACAGTCTGGAAGGCCCCTCGGCGCACGTCACGGTCGGCGGCCCCGACGCCGCCGCCTTCGGGTTCACGCCGGGTCAGTCCGCTGTCGGGGGCGAATATTTCGTGTCCTCTCGCCCCAGTTCTGCCGTTGGCCGCGACGGCAGTCCGCCGGTACCGGTCCGCGGGTTGCTCGACACGGCCGGCGCCTCCGGCCACGCGATCGCCACGCTCGACGTCTCGGATATGACTGGTCCCTTGGGGGACGCGACGCTCCTGGACGTCATCCGGGATGTCGAAACGGCCATCGGAAGCGTGACCGATGCCGGTACGCGACTGGGCGCGGGCAAGACGCTCGTCGAAGGCCAGAGGATGTTCCTCGACGCGCTCGTCAAGACCAACGAGCGTGCCATCGGCGTCTTGGTCGATGCGGATATCGAGACGGAGGTAAGCAAGTCGAAGGCGCTGCAGACCCAGCGGGAACTCGCCGTGCAAGGGCTTAGCATCGCCAACGCATCGAGCCGGACCCTTCTGGCGTTGTTCGCCTAG
- a CDS encoding site-specific integrase yields the protein MSRPWPHPKTGVFWFRRRVPKDLLALVGRREEKASLATKDVGEAKRRHAAHAAQVEARWANLRAGVRRLNLLEVNAIAGEVYDDLIAKFQVGRFSPVYNLATTGIIERFVEDTGSTNREAFLRLYGPEIDGHLARKGLVVDPETRGSLEYAIAKAILQANTQSLKYLDGDFSPDPMAGRFPKMPAKPVTVALPLDEWFSKYAEASKLSASTRKRWRPALATLEASVGHDDLARVTPDNIADWVDALATDGRADKTIRDVYLASAKALFGWMLGKRKIAANPCAGLRVKVVEGPVLRERFFTEAEITTILAASLASQRGRLSAEHAAARRWVPWLCAYSGARVGEVTQLRREDIRFEGGVRFFRITPEAGTVKTKRFRDVPIHPHLIEMGFLDYVDTRSKELFFDKARGRGGSDANPLSKKVGERLAAWVRKLGITDVGVDPNHGWRHSFKTRGRQGGMRDSVLDAIQGHAPDTEGRKYGGFTVRVMASEMELFPRYTLAHTDREAEVPV from the coding sequence ATGTCGCGTCCCTGGCCCCATCCGAAGACCGGCGTCTTCTGGTTCCGAAGGCGGGTCCCGAAGGACTTGCTGGCCCTCGTCGGCCGGCGGGAGGAGAAGGCGAGTCTCGCGACGAAGGACGTCGGCGAGGCCAAGCGCCGCCACGCCGCGCATGCCGCCCAGGTCGAAGCCCGCTGGGCCAACTTGCGGGCCGGCGTGCGGCGGCTCAACCTGCTTGAGGTCAACGCCATCGCGGGCGAGGTCTACGACGACCTGATCGCCAAGTTCCAGGTCGGCCGGTTCTCGCCGGTCTACAATCTGGCCACGACCGGGATCATCGAGCGCTTCGTGGAGGATACCGGTTCGACGAACCGCGAGGCGTTCCTGCGACTGTACGGGCCGGAGATCGACGGTCACCTCGCCCGAAAAGGGTTGGTCGTCGATCCGGAGACGCGAGGCTCCCTGGAGTATGCAATCGCCAAGGCGATCCTTCAGGCGAACACGCAGAGCCTGAAGTATCTCGACGGGGATTTCAGCCCGGATCCGATGGCCGGGCGCTTTCCCAAGATGCCGGCCAAGCCGGTCACGGTCGCCCTGCCGCTCGACGAGTGGTTCTCGAAGTATGCCGAGGCATCGAAGCTCTCCGCCTCGACCCGGAAGCGGTGGCGGCCGGCCCTAGCGACGCTGGAGGCGTCCGTCGGTCACGACGATCTGGCGCGCGTCACGCCGGACAACATCGCCGACTGGGTCGACGCCCTGGCCACGGACGGACGCGCCGACAAGACCATCCGCGATGTCTACCTCGCTTCGGCCAAGGCGCTGTTCGGGTGGATGCTGGGCAAGCGGAAGATCGCCGCGAACCCTTGCGCCGGTTTGCGCGTGAAGGTGGTCGAGGGACCCGTCCTGCGCGAACGCTTCTTCACGGAGGCGGAGATCACGACCATCCTCGCGGCATCCCTTGCGTCCCAGCGGGGTCGCCTGAGCGCCGAGCACGCGGCGGCCCGCCGCTGGGTGCCCTGGCTGTGCGCCTACTCCGGCGCACGGGTCGGCGAGGTGACGCAGCTGCGCCGCGAGGACATTCGCTTCGAGGGCGGGGTGCGGTTCTTTCGCATCACGCCGGAAGCCGGCACGGTGAAGACGAAGCGGTTCCGCGACGTCCCGATCCACCCGCACCTGATCGAGATGGGTTTCCTTGACTATGTCGACACACGATCGAAGGAGCTGTTCTTCGACAAGGCGCGGGGCCGCGGCGGTTCGGACGCCAACCCGCTCTCGAAGAAGGTTGGGGAACGACTGGCGGCCTGGGTCCGGAAGCTCGGGATCACCGACGTCGGCGTGGACCCCAACCACGGCTGGCGGCACAGCTTCAAGACACGCGGGCGGCAGGGCGGGATGAGGGACTCGGTCCTCGACGCCATCCAGGGTCACGCACCGGACACCGAGGGCCGGAAGTACGGAGGATTCACGGTCAGGGTGATGGCGAGCGAGATGGAGCTGTTCCCACGGTACACGCTCGCTCACACGGATCGCGAGGCCGAAGTTCCCGTTTGA